In a genomic window of Nomascus leucogenys isolate Asia chromosome 4, Asia_NLE_v1, whole genome shotgun sequence:
- the LOC100600097 gene encoding protein S100-A10, translated as MPSQMEHAMETMMFTFHKFAGDKGYLTKEDLRVLMEKEFPGFLENQKDPLAVDKIMKDLDQCRDGKVGFQSFFSLIAGLTIACNDYFVVHMKQKGKK; from the coding sequence ATGCCATCTCAAATGGAACACGCCATGGAAACCATGATGTTTACATTTCACAAATTCGCTGGGGATAAAGGCTACTTAACAAAGGAGGACCTGAGAGTACTCATGGAAAAGGAGTTCCCTGGATTTTTGGAAAATCAAAAAGACCCTCTGGCTGTGGACAAAATAATGAAGGACCTGGACCAGTGCAGAGATGGCAAAGTGGGCTTCCAGAGCTTCTTTTCCCTAATTGCAGGCCTCACCATTGCATGCAATGACTATTTTGTAGTACACatgaagcagaaaggaaagaagtag